From the Drosophila simulans strain w501 chromosome 2L, Prin_Dsim_3.1, whole genome shotgun sequence genome, the window AGTATACTTTTCAGAGCACAAGGGTAAATATCATAAACAATTGCGCGGTCACACAGTTCGCAAACGGCCGCTTTAAGAATAAGTGTTCACTTGATGTGCGGATTAGTGAATAAAAGTGGCAAAGTAGTGCGCTTTTGACGGCGCGACGTCAACATGGCTAAGAAAATACCTTTTAACGTGGTGTTCGCCTCAGGTAAACAAAAATGCGGATATGTTATGAAACGAAAGCTACAGAAAgacttttaatatttatacttttcttATTTGCTTGCTTTATTTTGTGCGTTTTTTATGTTCTTAAGTGCGTTTTTAATTGCGACAGGATTTGGCTGAGAGCTAAACGTATTCCACCTCCGTTTCTTCCTTTGAAATCCGTTGCACTTGAGAAATCGAtaaatcacgcatacgcctAGTGCGCCAGGACGTTGGAATTTAAAATAGACTGGCGCTGCCTTTTTAATTGCAGCTAATCAGCTCACAACATTCAGACTTAAATATGGCCAGGATGCTAAATCAATTATCCAAAGTCTCGGCCAATTTACCACGTCCTAAAACCACCGCAACCACGATGACtgtaatatttcattataatattGTCAGACTGCCGGGTTGTCGACTCTTTTTGCGTCTGCATGTGCAATTTGAGTTGCGGCCAgagatttcaatttggccaaatgccaaGCTATTTATTTTCATGCTGACAAATTTCGGTTAGCCTCGGTGGCCTCAGCCTCATCCTCCCCAGTATCACTTACTGGGCCTGCTCCGCCTTCCTCTTGGACCGATACTTAAGCTTAGTTAGGAGCGATGACACCGGCGCGATAATGGTGAGTCCATAAACAATGCCGGTGATCAGCATCATGCCGGGAATAAAGTCAGTGTCCACATACTTGGTAAAGAATTTCGAGTAGTAGCCCAGGTAAATGGCGCCCATTCCCAGAGTAAAGGTGACCAAGCCAAATAGATTATGGCGGAAGCGAAGCTCCGATGGAGGCATCACTTTCAGGGCGAGCTTGGGCTGGAAGTAGTTGACGAAACCACCCACAATGCTGGCCGCGCAGAAAAATGAAGCAGCTCCGCCTGCAAAATGTCAGCTTTAATCGGTTTTCCTGAATTAACCTAATTATTTACTCACCCACTCGGCCGTGCCAGGTGTTGAAGTGCACCTCCTTGCTGGAAAATTTGCCCAGGGAGCCCAACAGCACCATGGAGCCACCCACAATCTGCAGGATGGCGTGGAAGCGCGACTTGTTTCGGTGCGACAGCCAACGGGTGAGCGGGTTCACTTTCGAATGTGACATCATGGCCTGGGCGATAAGGACGTGGAACTGTCGAGAGCAAGGAAAGCCTTTTAATTCAGCTCCAGTTCGATAAGATAACAAGTGACGTTGCATGTCCGTGTTATCCAGGTCGATCTAACACTATTGATTATGTGGCCAAGTGCTTATCGCTGTGTACTCACTCCAGTGCCAGTCATAAACATATGCATGGCGGTATCCTTGAACTCCAGACTGCGCGCCAGGATGAAAAAGAAGACGGCCACCAGAAAGATGAGCATGTGGTTGATGCTATTCAGCAGGCTGTGGATTTGCAGCCAGGCAGTGGCTTTCGTGTAACCCTCCGGCATTTCAAACGTCTCAATAATACTATCTGATTCAGTAACAGAACACAAACGGCTGAGCGACGACTAAACTAGCATGTTGCTCGACATCGCTTAAATATAGAAGAGAAGAGAGTGGAACCTGTAGATAGAGAACAACAAGTGAGATATGGTTGTACTTGTACAGCTGCGTTCGAATTAATAGGGATACTTGAGAATTTTTAACGTAAcccaaatgtttttgtttatgctcTTCATTTTATACGTTTTATGGCATATCAAACTGATAACCTGTTTCtgaatatttattagattttAAGGTCTATTATTTTGGGCATGCTTTAATGCTAGCTTTCGTTTTGACCGCTGCTGTTAGCTTAGCAACCGAAAGAGAACGAAACATAGTCCGATATCGTTATCATGTGGAATAATTTAGCTGAGTGTGCAAAAAAGAGACTGATTAAGAGAATAATAGTCACCTGGGGCCACCAATACATAGGTTATAACCTCATGAAAGTAATGATGATTGGATCGTTTCGCTTGCCTTTCAGACGAGGATGTCAACTTTCCGGCTAGCGAGTTAAACAATCACGGCCCAACAGTTCACGGATGGCGAAGTGCTCCGAACGGCAGCCTCACCTCACATGACATCATCCTCCGATTCCAGCAGCCGGCCAAGATCTATCGCATCCAGCTCCTGGCACACCAGTATCTTATACGTAAGTTAATGTGCTGGGTTAATTGGAATTCGCTACGAGCATAATAAGTACCCAGAAATAATCCTTATCTGATCCCTAGTATGATCTATGCTATTATAAGAACCTATTAACTGACAGCTTGAGTTCTCCCTATAATATATTCTCTTTTCGTTCAGCTGAGAAAGTGGAACTCTGGCTCCACTACTCGCCCAAATCCCTGCCCAGCACTCCATCCTCGCAGTACTTCGactttttgggttttgttgCCCTGGCGGATAATGCCAACACGAACTACAAGTCCC encodes:
- the LOC6732833 gene encoding uncharacterized protein LOC6732833 encodes the protein MPEGYTKATAWLQIHSLLNSINHMLIFLVAVFFFILARSLEFKDTAMHMFMTGTGFHVLIAQAMMSHSKVNPLTRWLSHRNKSRFHAILQIVGGSMVLLGSLGKFSSKEVHFNTWHGRVGGAASFFCAASIVGGFVNYFQPKLALKVMPPSELRFRHNLFGLVTFTLGMGAIYLGYYSKFFTKYVDTDFIPGMMLITGIVYGLTIIAPVSSLLTKLKYRSKRKAEQAQ